The Euphorbia lathyris chromosome 2, ddEupLath1.1, whole genome shotgun sequence genome includes a window with the following:
- the LOC136219467 gene encoding uncharacterized protein, with protein MEEITNIAKAYYANFSDKQKQSVTDLFKRIDTDGDGKISLEEYEQFVKNKFKSISSAQFFKKLDKDENGTLDFEEFITLQYLYTTERVYSCDGCKVFLDGTYFTCVKCFNNVSGNTYDLCCDCYGSRIHHQHSVFLDNYTMLQTRKNKKNKSKSGGALEMVELADFGINATSDVGNIIWWMLDITN; from the exons ATGGAGGAGATAACAAACATAGCAAAAGCTTATTATGCAAATTTTTCAGACAAGCAGAAGCAATCAGTAACTGATCTCTTCAAAAGAATAGATACAGATGGTGATGGAAAGATCAGTTTGGAAGAGTATGAGCAGTTTGTCAAGAACAAGTTCAAATCGATTTCTTCTGCTCAATTCTTTAAGAAGCTGGACAAAGATGAAAATGGGACATTGGATTTCGAAGAGTTCATCACACTTCAATACTTGTACACTACTGAAAGAGTTTATTCGTGCGACGGATGCAAAGTGTTTTTAGATGGAACTTATTTCACATGTGTTAAGTGCTTCAATAATGTTTCTGGTAATACTTATGATCTGTGTTGCGATTGTTATGGTAGTAGAATTCATCACCAGCATTCTGTCTTTCTTGATAATTATACCATGCTTCAGACcaggaaaaacaagaaaaataag AGCAAAAGTGGGGGAGCTTTAGAGATGGTTGAGCTGGCGGATTTCGGCATTAATGCTACATCTGATGTT GGAAATATTATTTGGTGGATGCTGGATATCACAAATTGA